The following DNA comes from Brassica oleracea var. oleracea cultivar TO1000 chromosome C5, BOL, whole genome shotgun sequence.
GTTTCTGGTAAACAATAATATCCATTTAAGATAATATTTGAACGTGCTTATATACCCAAGATTGCTCTCCAAAGGGCTTGATCTCTGGTGAAAAGCCGTAGTATTCTTGATCACCACCATGAAAATATTGTGTGGCATTGTTCACACCCATTTTCTGGTAATAATAGTTGTACTCCTGCATAGGAGCGTCAGAAGTTCCAAAAACTTGGGGATAAAATGTGGATTCTCGGATAGAAGATGCGTTGAAGGGGAGGTAACCGTCGTCATAGTAATTGGATAGAGCTGAGACGTCAGGACATGAAGAAGAGCCGTGAAACTGTGAAGAAGTGTTGCCGGAAAATGTGAAATCGGCGTAGAACTGAGGAAGAGATGATGCCATGAGAGAAACAAGTTTTGGGGTTGTTTTGAGGAAATGAGAGTGTGTGCAAGTGTGTATATATATAGAGGTGAGTTTGTGTCAGATGTTACAAGTTGTTCTTTTGTTGGGTTCGGGCAGCCTGACCGAACACACCAGACTTGCAGTTAGTTAGTGAGACTCTGCTCCAATGGTTAGAACCTATCATGGGTTATAATGTTTAATTTAATTGTAAATTTGTAATTTGTAAAGTTTAGAACTTCTTGTAATTTGTCATGTCCAATGGTAGAACTATTTTAAAATTCTTAAGAGAGAAAAAGACAACAAAGAAAGACACAAACACAAAAAGAACCAATAAAAAAAAAGACACCTTAGAAGTTCTTACCAATTCTAAAAACTCTATTTTTAGAACCTGGTGCTTAGCTTTTGTTTCTTTTTAATTTATTTTTTGGGCATTTTTTTAAGGGAAGATTACTAAAATAACACACATTTTATGAGTAATGACTAAAATAACATACTTTTTTTTTAATTACTAGACTATTTTTTATGCCCAGAATGTCCTTGTTTTCTTTGTTAACAAAAAAAAAATTCAAAAATTTTTTTTACAGAAAATAAATATTTTCGAAATATATAAATAAGTCTACTGTTAAAAATCTGTGACATTTAATGACAGTTTTATTAGTATTTGACAGATTAATATTTTTCAACAAACTTAGTGTGGCAGATTTTATATGGTTAGAGACTTTCTGAAAAAGTCTACCACACATTATGGTAGAATTAATTTTAATAGCAAATTTGTTTTTATTTGGCAGGTTTTTATAGCAGATTTTTGTCTTTTGATGGCAGCTTTATAATATTTCGAAGACTTTCATAATCGCACACATATTTTTCTCACATACTTTTTATAATTTGGTAGATTTTCATGTTCATGAGATCGCAGACTTATATGTTATGTATGCTAAGTTGCAGACTTATAAACTAACAAAACTAACTTTTATGTGATAGCAGACTTTAACATACGTTATGACAGACTTTAAAGGAGTTATATGTTGTAGCAGACTTATTCGCGAAAATCGGTTTACTAATTAGATTTAGACCAATTCTGGGTTAATAATTAAACTAAAAAATTCGACCACTAACCGGAACAGTTATGAAAACCTAGGTTTAGCCGTAGTCAGTTCTTTCTTCTCCAAGTTACGATGTCTTGTTTTTGACAATAGATTCTTTCACGTTAATCCCAAGCAATTCAATGATGGATGTTATAGTTGTTTGTGGCCAGTGGTTATTCGAGAAGGATAAATGGATGTTTCACATTTCGTTAAAAACCTCCATTGCGGGTGTTCTTACACTCTTTTCATGCTGTCAAAGCCTCTTTCTGTTCTTCATTTTCTTACCTTGCTCATCTTGATTATTACCAGCTCATTCTTCCTTTTTGTTATGTTTTAACTGTTTCTATTTTCGTATTTTTCACCTTTCTTTCTAAATTCATCGGCCTATCTTTTTGCTTAGTTAAGTTATATATCTCCCTTTTATATAATCCGTTACTAGTTAACAGTATAACATATTCTTTATGAATTTCCACATATTATAAACGACAAATGCTTCTTTAAAAAAAAATGTAATAGGTTGTGTTACTGTTATTGTTTCATATGAATTTATCTATTGAGATGTACATTCTTTTGATATAATTTTTCCAGATGCTTATTCGGTTCGCAGGTGTGACACAGATTGGTAATGGTGCAACTATAAAAGTCTATAATGTCATCTGAATTATAAACTAATGATAAAGTAAATAAATATAAAATATGTAGAATTGTGAAACGTTTGATAATGGAGCACAGCCGACTACTAGTTATCTAATTCAAGCCACACCATTTGTCTGTCAGCTGCCAATGTTCTTGTCTCGTCATCCCTTATATAATAAAACGCAAGTCGCTTCGCGAATGAAAAAATGACATGTGAAAAAAAAATTAAAATAATTAAAAAAAATTGACATGTGTAAAATATTTTAAAAACAATAACGATTTAAAAAACAAATGTAAAAACAGAAAATTTTAAACGCATAAAACATGTTTAGTCTATTAACTTATTTCCTTTTATTTGTTTTATATATAAAATAAAAATTTCCAATATATTCACACGACACCCATGATCCCACTACTTTGAAACCACTACTTTTTTTTTTAGATAATTGTCATATATTAGTTCCATTTCTACTTGCAATCAGAAATAGTAAATTCTTAAATCTCTTGCAATGGCTCCATTGATCTCTCTAAAGTTTCAACTTCAAATGACGAAATAATTTACAGTTCAAGATCCAAATCCAAATTGTTTCTGGTCCAACATTTGCGTAATAGTTTTCAAAAGCATTTTGTCTTTTAACGAAATGAGAAAAAGACGAACATCAATATGCTATGGAATGATACTGATGTTGGATGATAAAGCTTTCAAGTTCATGCAAGTGAAAACTAAAAAAATGCTTAAACTCTTTATGCTCAAATATCTTTTTGATTAATCATTTTCTCTTCTAACCTATTTATAACTTTCTTATTTTTTTTCATGTACTTCTAGACATTGGCCAAAACTACATACTGTATGTGAAAAAGGTAAAGGTAAATAAAATATGTCAACAATGTATTTAAAATGACTAATCAATTCTCAATTTATTGGAATATGTTTATTTGTTGTCGTGGTGATAGTTCACGAAAAGATTAATATGGTCTCAATTTAGAACACATGTACACAGCGTCTCAGAACTTGAGAAGCACCACAAGAAGAAAAGAAAAAAAAAAGACGGAAAACATGGAGATACTTAGAAGGCAACAAATGAAATCAAAAGAAAGATTCATGTCTACTATCTAAATCGAGACCTAACACTACGGTAAATTTTCCTTTCTCTTTATTTGTGTGTTTATAATTATATAGAAAATGCAGTGAAATTATTTTGTTTACTTTAAGATCAAAAAAATATACTTCTACGTTTATAATTTTTATTTGTAGATTCTGTTAGAAACAAAAATGACTGAACAAGTATAACAATGCAAATGAACTTAAAAGAATATGATGGAGGAAAACAAATATTATTTTTTTAAAAGCAATAGGGAAAGACTACAATAAATATAAATGTTAATTATCTACAAAATTAAAGTTTGTGCTCTAATAAAACTTATGCAAGAAATATGTTTCCCTCAATCTGATTTTTCATATGTAATAATCTTTTTTGAGTTAAAAATGGAAATATGTAACGGAAAATATGTAACGTTCATCTTGTGTCTATACTTGACTATTATGGAATATAAAAAGCAAAATTTTATTCTTTTATTTAAAGTTTTATCAATAAATATAACCTTGAAAATAATATTTATTTACATTGTAAATTATAACCTAGATTATAAAAATAATGTCCGTGCTAAGCACGGGAGATAATACTAGTTTTTTATAAAACAGAAAAATAATTTAAAAACTGAGAATATATTTTTTTCGTGTTATTGCAAATGGCCGTACGAAAACTCACACGCTATGAAAACTACGTAAAGGGAAACCCTACCCGTAGCCCCAGAATCTTTAGCACATGTTCTAAAATTTTGCACCATTTATTATTATTATTAATTACATGGGTTACAGAATTATAATGTTATTGCAGAACAACTATGCATGCTTAGTTATTTCAGTTGATAGACTCTGGTTACAGAGTTCTAGTGCTATTGTATAACAACCAGGCATGCTCCTATTTCTTGATTATGCATGCAAGTTTTGATATCTAAACTCCAGTGGAGAATATTTTATTTTACCAGTCTCAAAACCCAAAATGGTTACCATATTATGATCCTTCAAAGCCTGTAATCAATCATCATCCTACTACCATGCACGAGTTGTTTTTGAAGATAAGAACAAAAAATTGAGATTATGGCAAAAATTAAATTAGGCTAGTGGAGAGATGCATATGAGATCATAAGCATAGTTATTAAGTACGGAGGACCGCCTCCAAACATGTTCAGTGAGATAGGAGATTCGAAGAAAGATGATGGATGGGTCATGACATGACTGAATATGCATTCAAAGATTAAAGTTAGACATTTTTTTCCTTTATCTTGTTTTCTTTGAAGTTGTACTACTTCACAATATTAGATTCTCTTTACATGATCTTCTTAATTTCAAACTCGTCCCATGGAATAGACAATGAAATATTTTATGAGAAAAAGATCTTCCAAATATTTCAAACTACATTATATATAAGATGTCAGTTATTTTTTACGGCATATAAGATGTCAGTTATACGTCATCTTTTTTAATAAAATCAACTGAAGAATTAGGATATTAAGTTATTAACATTAACAAATTGTTTTAGCATACATATGTATAGGAATAAAATATGATATACTTGAAAATTATCAACTATCCTCCGATCATATTTGTTGATTCCATTATGCCCTAAAAACTCAGCAATCTTAAGAAATAGTTAATTATCAATATCTGAAATTCTGCGTCGTCCGTTTTTTCTTCAAAGTACCTATACTTTTTTTCTAAATTGTATATATTTTGTGTTTTGTGTTGGCTATTCGTTCAAAGTCCAAACTCAAAAAGTTGTTCTCGGAAATCTTGCTTTCATGTGTTCTGTTAAGATAAAGCGAAACTGATATATATCATAGTTCGATCTTTGTTTATAATCTGAAAAGATTCTAACTTTAACTATCGTACACCGATGTGTTCCAAAAAAAATATCCTACACTGAAAAGAATTAAGCATTCATTTTTTCCTCCAAAATAAGGCTGATCTATAGAGTAAATCTTGAAAAGTATAGTAAAACAGTCACAAGATCAGATTATTTATATATGTGCATTGTTGTCTAAACATAATAAAGAAGGTTTTTAAGGGAAATCTGAGAAAGAAAAATGAAAGAATTAAATGAAATAAAAAGAGAAAAAGGAAAGCTTAAACTGAAATTGTGCAAGTTGTGTTTGGCTATTGTTGTTGGTGCATGTTGCTTGAGAAGGGAATCTCCGATATGTAGCTGTTCCCTTGAAGAACAAAAAAAGAAAGCATGAAATTTTTGGGTTTCATTTTACATAAAATTCAATCTACTTTTGAAGAGAATTCTTGTCAGAGATGCATTTTCTATTGTCTATGCTGCCAGAAAAATTTAAAAAAAAAAAAAAAAAAAAAAAAGCAAAAGAAAGTTGGTAGCTAAATCTTGTGTTAAAAGATATGTCCTGATTTTATTCTACATCTTACCGGGTTCGAGTTGCCGCTCAAACATTATCTTTCTCTATTCATAGAAAATAGATTACCAAGTTTCTGTTCATTTCTTATAGTATCTAAAAGAAGTTTAGCCACAAATAGAAAAAAATTAAAAAAAAAAAAAAAAAAAAAAAAAAGCAAAAGAAAGTTGGTAGCTAAATCTTGTGTTAAAAGATATGTCCTGATTTTATTCTACATCTTACCGGGTTCGAGTTGCCGCTCAAACATTATCTTTCTCTATTCATAGAAAATAGATTACCAAGTTTCTGTTCATTTCTTATAGTATCTAAAAGAAGTTTAGCCACAAATAGAGAGATCAACGAAGAAGAGGGAATATGTTTGTTATTTGGTTCTTGGAACTAAAAAAAAAAGTTATAGCAGCTTTTAGTTTGAATCAGGTTAGCGACATGATCATGAAACATATCAATAACAATCCATACTGTGTGATATGATAAATTCACAAGAGTGCAAAGATATGGCAATGATTAAGATCATAGAGTGATATGAACAGAGATGTTTAGCAAAAAAAAAAAAGAAGTTTTTCACCATTTTTCATTCAACCTTGAAATGATTGAGACGAAGAAGAAGCAAACTTGGATTTAAACTTGAGAAGCTAGACACAGTTAAATAGTCATTGATAATGCTAGGTAAGATAAGACCATATGACTTTTTGAGAAATTAGGTAATAAAGTCACTAGAAGCGATCAATGATCCTGAGCGGAGCTTGAGTCAACGCCAAGTAAACCTCTGTATGGTAACGGAAACTCGAGGGCAAATTAAAATTCAGTGTCACCACAGGCACGGCACGAGACCGGAGGAGCCTCCACCGTCATGCTGACGTCATACGCAGCCTTGTCGTAATCTCCTGCTATTAACTGAGCGTCTACCTTTCCCACGCCACGCTTTGCCGTCGCGTAACCCAAACCACACTGTTTCAACGCGGATGCAGCCTTGGGACTCCGGCGGTGCTTCCAGGCCAAAGCGGAAGTGTTGTTGGTGAGGGTGATGAGGTGAGAGTTGACGCATCTGAGGATGATGCGAGCCAGTTCGACTTGGTCGCCTTTTGGAGCAGTTGGGTCTGCTCTCAGAGAGCGAAGACACAAGGTGAGGTTGTCGGAGTTGTGGCATAGTTGCATCATTAGCTCTTCGTTAGCTCTGGAGATAACCAATATGGTAACAAGTGTGGTGAGGAGAAGAAGCTTTGCTATAATAGAAGAAGACTCCTCCATCTTTAGTTTCTTGATATATTACTACTCTTTTTTCACTTTTTTGGTAAATGTTAACTACCGTTTGTCTATGGTCTCGCCATCATTATCCGTGGAACACCTTTTAGGTTTCTTAATTTTTATTTTTTTTTTCTGATTTAAAAAAAATATTAAAAAAGAAACAATTGCGGGCCGTCATGTTTCAGCGGAGCCCGCAAACAGTACAAGAAACACACCAAGATCGGTCACTAATCAATTACCTCTGTGACCGGATTTTTTGTTTTTCTTTGGGATCCATACTATATTTTATTTTATTTTTTGTTAAGGATTCTTTTTATATCTCCCCGATAATTGTGGTCTTACGTCCTTAAGTACGTACTATTATAAATTTGTAACGTTCGTAAGTTAAAAGTATACATTTTCGATAATCACATTGGGTGCATTATGTTTGTTGGTGACATGTGTTGAAAGCGTTACGAGCTTGGTAATAACTTAAGCTCAACAAAACGCGAGTGGTACTTTTCAAAAGAAAAAAAAAACGCGAGTGGTATGTTGTGTTCTTTTCAAAATGGTTAAAGCTGCAACTGAAATGCTATTTCGTGGAATAAAATCATTTGGAATGCATCATTTCATTAAATTTCATAAAATATTTACCAGTTACAAAAATTTGGTAAAATCTATTTCTTTTATTCATGATTATAAAACGTACTGATGTATGATATTCACCATACCATTAACAATTTCAATTTTTATTTCATTTTATTTATCATTCCATATCTTTCTATTCTACAAATAACCATTCTTCTTATTCAGTTAAATCCTTACAAGAATAACCAGTTTTTTGTCCGGACAAGGTAGTCCAAGTGGCAGGACGGGCCTCTGGTGGCAACCATCATCCGGGTTCGATTCCCTCCTCATGCGGAAACTACCCTGCCTCTTCTGGACACCAAAGCGGTACTGGGTTCGATCCAGCCCAGGTAAAGCTCTTCCGGGTGAAGTGGACCGCTGCCTGACGGGGCCCAGGGGAATGACCCGCGAAGCGGGGAACCCCTGGATTATCAAAAAAAAAAAAATAACCAGTTTTTTTTTTTTACATCACAAGAATAACCAGTTACAGATGTTTACTATAAAAATGAACTCTTGTCTATAATTGGCTATTTTATGTACATGCTTAAAAATAATAGGGGAAAATCGCATTTTAAACACCGAGAGTGTCACTTTCTAACACTTTAAACACTGAAGTTTTTTGACTAGCACTTTAAATATTCAAAGTGACATTTTTATCATAATAAACCTCCAACGACGTTTTCCTGTTCATAGGCGACCGGCACTGTTCATTTTACAGGTTAAAATGATGACGTGTCGGTTTCTTTTCTTTTAAAAAAAAATATACGTAAAAATACAGAAAAATTCGAATGAAATTGAAAAAAATTATAAAAAAATCAAAACAAAATTAAAAAAAGTTCAAAAAAAATTCAAAAAACTTAAAAATTAAAATTTCAAACTTAAAAAAATAAAATATTAAAAATTCAAAAAATTCAAAAATAAGATCTAAAATTAAAATATCAAATTTAAAAACTAAAATAAAATTTAAAAAATTCTAATAATTCTAAAATAAGATCTAAAATATTAAAAAATATATAATTTGAATTTTTATTTATTTATTTGTATTTATATATTTAGAGCATAAGAATCTTTTGCATCTTTAATGAAAAAATTTTGGTCATTTTCTTTATAGAAAATCTTTTTGGAACAAAACTCAAAATAATCTATTTGAGAGAATTATTTGCCCTGCATGTGGTCACAATCAATTAACATGGGGTGAAATAGGCGGCCCCCCGAGATGCTTTATGCGAAGTGTACTTAGGCGCTAGTCGGGCTATGTAAGGTGTCTGGATATCCTGATTATGAAAAAAAAAAATTTTGATGGTAGCAAGTTTTGATATATTGTTTTTGATGGTGACAAGTTTTGATATCATCATAAGTGACAGTTACTTTCATTGGATGAAATTTTAAAATAAATATAATTTTTTGGTTAAATATTTACAATTTTAATTTTTAAGTTTGAAGTTTTAATTTTAGATCTTATTTTAAAATTTATTTTCTTTCTTAAATTTGACATTTTAATTTAGATCTTATTTTTGAATTTTAAGAATTTTTAATATTTTATTTTATTTTTAAGTTTGAAATTTCAATTTTTATGTTTTTTGAATTTTTAGATTGTTTTAATTTTGTTTTGAATTTTTACAATTTTTTCCAATTTCATTCGAATTTTTCTGTATTTTTTATAAACAAAAACCGACACGTCATCATTTTGACCTGTAAAATGAACAGTATCGGTCGTCTATGAACATGAAAACGTCTTTGGAGGTTTATTATGATAAAAATGTCACTTTGAAGATTTAAAGTACTAGTGAAATAACTTTGGTGTTTAAATTGATAGAAAGTGACACTTCCGGTGTTTAAAATGCGATTTTCCCTAAATAATAGTGTTTATGGGCCATATATGGGTCTAATA
Coding sequences within:
- the LOC106294177 gene encoding LOW QUALITY PROTEIN: uncharacterized protein LOC106294177 (The sequence of the model RefSeq protein was modified relative to this genomic sequence to represent the inferred CDS: inserted 2 bases in 1 codon), yielding MEESSSIIAKLLLLTTLVTILVISRANEELMMQLCHNSDNLTLCLRSLRADPTAPKGDQVELARIILRCVNSHLITLTNNTSALAWKHRRSPKAASALKQCGLGYATAKRGVGKVDAQLIAGDYDKAAYDVSMTVEAPPVSCRXPVVTLNFNLPSSFRYHTEVYLALTQAPLRIIDRF